One Paramisgurnus dabryanus chromosome 9, PD_genome_1.1, whole genome shotgun sequence DNA segment encodes these proteins:
- the LOC135773121 gene encoding ATP-sensitive inward rectifier potassium channel 1-like: MTHSLREVFKEYMSERRIRKSRLVNKDGRCNIEYGNVMHKNRFAYLLDIWTTFVETRWRYVILHFVASFTLSWFIFGLVWYWIARNNGDLTWQNPPEDHVSCVANVMCLTTAFLYSLETQTTIGYGNRYVTYLCPGAVTLIIIQSLMGAIINCFWCGVIMTKIALPKKRAKTIQFSESAVICPKKGTLCLQIRVANLRKTLMIGSQIYGKLLRTTVTQEGETIILDQVNIDFTVDAGMDNLFFVCPLTLYHVIDKASPFYEMAVDTLHQQEFELVVFLDGTAESTSSSCQVRTSYIPQEIMWGYDFLPIISRSKEGKYRVDFSNFCKVVAVPTAHCSRCYHNEAGHHHHSITGIENQGFEVIDIDVPTNTKM, translated from the coding sequence ATGACACATTCTTTGAGAGAAGTGTTTAAAGAGTACATGTCAGAGCGGCGGATTCGAAAGAGTCGCCTTGTGAACAAAGATGGCCGCTGCAACATTGAGTACGGCAACGTGATGCACAAAAACCGCTTCGCCTACCTCCTAGACATATGGACCACCTTTGTGGAGACCCGATGGCGATATGTGATCTTGCACTTCGTGGCTTCTTTCACACTCAGCTGGTTCATCTTTGGCCTGGTTTGGTACTGGATCGCCCGAAACAATGGTGACCTCACATGGCAGAATCCACCAGAAGACCACGTATCATGTGTGGCGAATGTCATGTGCCTGACCACGGCATTTCTCTATTCGTTGGAGACCCAGACCACCATTGGCTACGGTAACAGATACGTCACATATCTCTGTCCCGGAGCCGTAACGCTGATCATAATTCAGTCACTTATGGGCGCCATTATCAACTGCTTCTGGTGTGGTGTGATCATGACAAAGATCGCCCTACCCAAAAAGAGAGCCAAGACTATACAGTTCAGCGAGTCCGCAGTGATCTGCCCCAAAAAGGGCACCCTCTGTCTTCAGATCCGCGTGGCCAACCTTCGCAAGACCCTGATGATCGGCAGTCAGATTTACGGCAAGCTGCTGAGGACGACGGTCACGCAGGAGGGTGAAACTATCATCCTGGACCAGGTCAACATTGACTTCACGGTGGACGCTGGCATGGACAATCTGTTTTTTGTGTGTCCGCTAACCCTGTACCACGTGATCGATAAAGCAAGTCCATTCTATGAAATGGCGGTGGACACTTTACATCAGCAGGAGTTTGAGCTTGTGGTCTTCCTGGATGGCACGGCCGAGTCTACCAGCTCCTCCTGCCAGGTCCGGACTTCTTACATCCCCCAGGAAATCATGTGGGGTTACGACTTCCTCCCTATCATCTCCCGCAGCAAAGAGGGAAAATACCGGGTGGACTTTTCCAACTTCTGCAAAGTGGTGGCCGTGCCAACTGCCCATTGCTCTCGTTGCTACCACAATGAGGCAGGGCATCATCACCACTCGATAACTGGCATTGAAAACCAGGGCTTTGAGGTGATTGACATTGATGTACCCACCAATACCAAAATGTAA